Proteins found in one Lutimonas zeaxanthinifaciens genomic segment:
- a CDS encoding efflux RND transporter periplasmic adaptor subunit yields MRKYINIALGILLIALAFWLVNVMGILNKRPDKAPVKIVKTVFVDEVKNSTIPITITANGNLVAKNKIEIFSEVQGVLQPTAKEFRPGNSYRKGEVILKLNSEEHYANLQAQKSNLYNSITSIMPDIRLDYPEEYNKWEQYLKDFDFDKPTPTLPEISSEKEKFFISGRNIYTTYYNVKNMEVRLTKYTIRAPYDGILTDAMVNPGSLIRSGQKLGEFINPKIYEMEVAVNAKYIDLLQKGNSVDVTSRDTDQTWKGKITRVNGRVDQTSQTVKAYIDLVGKDLKEGIYLEAHLVAKAEENAYEMERKLLVNNESVYVYKDSIIDLVKVNPVYFTDNTVVIKGLEDGTAVLSRSVPGAYPGMKVSLYGSQPNQ; encoded by the coding sequence ATGAGAAAATATATCAATATAGCGCTTGGAATTCTATTGATCGCCTTAGCCTTTTGGCTGGTAAATGTCATGGGCATTCTAAATAAGAGACCTGACAAAGCACCTGTCAAAATCGTGAAAACAGTTTTTGTTGATGAGGTCAAAAACAGCACCATTCCGATCACAATAACCGCAAACGGAAATCTTGTCGCCAAGAATAAGATTGAAATCTTTTCAGAAGTTCAAGGGGTCTTGCAGCCCACAGCCAAAGAATTCAGACCAGGTAATTCCTATCGAAAAGGCGAAGTGATCTTAAAATTGAATAGTGAAGAGCATTATGCAAATTTGCAGGCTCAAAAAAGTAACTTATACAATTCTATTACATCAATTATGCCTGATATAAGGCTTGATTATCCTGAAGAGTATAATAAATGGGAGCAGTATTTAAAAGATTTTGATTTTGACAAGCCAACCCCAACACTTCCTGAAATTAGTTCTGAAAAGGAGAAGTTTTTTATCTCCGGCAGGAATATCTACACGACTTACTATAATGTAAAAAACATGGAAGTTCGGTTGACCAAATATACCATCCGTGCTCCTTATGATGGCATTTTGACAGATGCCATGGTCAATCCGGGATCCTTGATAAGATCCGGTCAAAAATTAGGTGAATTTATCAATCCAAAGATATATGAAATGGAAGTTGCCGTAAATGCAAAATATATTGATCTATTGCAGAAAGGAAACTCCGTTGATGTAACAAGTAGAGACACGGATCAAACCTGGAAAGGAAAAATAACTCGTGTCAACGGCAGAGTGGATCAAACATCTCAGACGGTAAAGGCTTATATTGATTTAGTAGGAAAAGATCTTAAGGAAGGGATTTATCTTGAGGCGCATTTGGTGGCCAAAGCTGAAGAAAATGCTTATGAAATGGAGCGAAAGCTGTTGGTAAACAACGAAAGTGTTTATGTCTACAAAGACAGTATTATTGATCTTGTTAAGGTAAACCCGGTTTATTTTACAGATAACACTGTGGTAATTAAAGGTTTGGAAGATGGGACAGCTGTGTTAAGCAGATCGGTTCCAGGAGCCTATCCCGGTATGAAGGTATCACTTTATGGTTCTCAACCCAATCAATAA
- a CDS encoding MarR family winged helix-turn-helix transcriptional regulator, protein MSKLFQDTDTVTLIPWIGKTAKYMDYYISDVMKSHGVNISKEQFIVLKHLHEHDGRKQNDLAFITNRSKTALTRLIQTMEKKGFVKRCVSPEDMRINNVFLTANGKNVWETSLPYFKEIIKELQQDIPEKDLEVAQDVLKKIQENINKKTSIK, encoded by the coding sequence TTGTCAAAACTTTTTCAAGATACCGATACTGTTACCCTCATCCCATGGATTGGCAAGACTGCCAAATATATGGACTATTACATTTCTGATGTAATGAAAAGTCACGGGGTCAACATCAGCAAAGAACAATTTATTGTTTTAAAACATCTTCATGAGCACGATGGAAGGAAACAAAATGATTTGGCTTTTATCACAAACAGATCAAAAACGGCCTTGACAAGACTTATCCAGACCATGGAAAAGAAAGGATTTGTTAAGCGCTGTGTTTCTCCTGAAGATATGCGTATAAACAACGTGTTTCTAACCGCTAATGGGAAGAATGTTTGGGAAACCTCCCTACCCTATTTTAAAGAGATCATTAAAGAGTTACAACAGGATATTCCGGAAAAAGATCTGGAGGTAGCCCAAGACGTTCTTAAAAAAATCCAGGAAAATATCAATAAAAAAACATCAATCAAGTAA
- a CDS encoding c-type cytochrome, with protein MRNLKNILLVGILSIAFFSFSGIFQEEWVVPDKYQNMKNPTDPKEDLSIGKSLYAKHCQSCHGKEGYGDGKKAEDVEGDLGDFSSEEFQAQTDGALFYKTSFGRDDMPEYTKKMPDDEDRWLIVNYMRTLAE; from the coding sequence ATGAGAAATTTAAAAAACATTTTGTTAGTAGGTATTCTGTCAATAGCCTTCTTTTCCTTTAGTGGTATATTTCAGGAAGAATGGGTAGTTCCTGATAAATACCAGAATATGAAGAATCCTACGGATCCTAAAGAAGATCTAAGTATCGGGAAATCGCTTTATGCCAAGCATTGTCAATCCTGCCACGGAAAGGAAGGATACGGGGATGGAAAAAAAGCAGAAGATGTAGAAGGAGATCTTGGTGATTTCTCTTCTGAAGAATTTCAGGCTCAAACAGACGGGGCTCTTTTTTACAAAACGTCATTCGGTAGAGATGACATGCCGGAATACACAAAAAAAATGCCTGATGATGAAGACAGATGGCTCATTGTTAATTATATGAGAACGCTGGCTGAATAA
- the nrfD gene encoding NrfD/PsrC family molybdoenzyme membrane anchor subunit, which produces MKSREQFIQDLAPKKFTKAEKIWLGLLIVVIFAGFLAYVDQVRSGLQVTNLNDYALWGIYISNFVFFIATSFVGAATVAILRLTQNAWRTPLVRIAEIISLAAIIMAGVTIIIDLGRPDRALYTIIYARFQSPITWDVIIIPTYLVAIFFLLYFPLLPDLAILKEFYKKTNPRLSKWYGKLSLNWKGSAVQKALQQKSIKIIAVLVLPLGLILQTIDAWLFSSTYRIGWNSTNFGPYFISGAFVAGVATLVVTIFMVRKVKGLEEYITDYHFDKMGKFLALACLIYLYFNANEYLMPAYASTVNEGIHLETLFTGHYSTIFWFVTIGGLIVPVIILMFKKGRSPVVMFWVGMLVVLASWWKRYIIVTPTLLHPYLPIQGVPESWRDYFPSLHEWLITGSNLATALLILTLLVRYLPVVAIQRTMDESALENKAKTGES; this is translated from the coding sequence ATGAAATCACGCGAACAATTCATTCAAGATTTAGCCCCAAAAAAGTTCACCAAAGCTGAAAAAATCTGGTTAGGTTTATTGATAGTGGTCATTTTTGCCGGATTCCTTGCCTATGTTGACCAAGTTAGGTCTGGTCTGCAGGTAACTAACCTGAATGACTATGCTTTATGGGGAATTTACATATCTAACTTCGTTTTCTTTATTGCAACAAGTTTTGTTGGTGCAGCTACAGTTGCCATACTCAGATTGACTCAGAATGCCTGGAGAACGCCGCTGGTAAGAATAGCCGAAATTATTTCTCTTGCCGCTATAATTATGGCAGGTGTAACGATCATCATTGACCTTGGACGGCCTGACAGAGCCTTGTATACGATCATTTATGCTCGATTTCAGTCACCAATAACCTGGGACGTTATCATTATCCCAACCTATTTAGTAGCTATTTTCTTTTTACTTTATTTTCCCTTACTGCCTGACCTGGCCATTTTAAAGGAATTTTATAAAAAGACAAATCCACGCCTGAGTAAATGGTACGGAAAGCTGTCCCTGAACTGGAAAGGAAGTGCGGTTCAAAAAGCATTGCAACAAAAATCAATTAAGATAATTGCCGTATTGGTATTGCCTCTTGGTCTTATCTTACAGACTATTGATGCCTGGTTGTTTTCTTCAACGTATAGAATTGGCTGGAACAGTACCAATTTTGGACCATACTTTATTTCAGGTGCCTTTGTAGCTGGAGTCGCAACTCTTGTAGTTACCATCTTCATGGTGAGAAAAGTAAAAGGGCTTGAAGAGTATATCACAGATTATCATTTTGACAAAATGGGGAAATTTTTGGCCCTTGCCTGTCTGATATACCTTTATTTCAATGCAAATGAATATTTGATGCCCGCCTATGCCTCAACTGTCAATGAAGGAATCCACCTGGAAACCCTATTTACTGGCCACTACTCTACCATCTTTTGGTTTGTAACCATTGGTGGACTCATTGTTCCTGTTATTATCCTCATGTTTAAAAAAGGAAGGTCACCGGTTGTCATGTTCTGGGTAGGTATGCTTGTTGTTTTAGCCTCATGGTGGAAACGTTATATTATCGTTACACCAACCTTGCTTCACCCCTATTTACCGATTCAGGGTGTACCTGAATCATGGAGAGATTATTTCCCCAGTCTGCATGAATGGTTGATCACGGGTAGTAATTTAGCAACAGCACTTTTGATCCTTACCTTATTGGTTCGCTATTTGCCGGTTGTGGCAATTCAAAGGACAATGGATGAATCAGCACTTGAAAATAAAGCTAAAACTGGTGAATCATGA
- a CDS encoding 4Fe-4S dicluster domain-containing protein, with translation MGKENKNTRRKFLDKGLKLGFITALSGFGISKVASKLNATPNHDSGSKMELMNTNGDIIQVDSTDVTPVEHSSDHDKKYNVREGMPNRKFVMVVDLAKCKNALACQSACNKHHYVTGDNAWIKVYNMQESKDTAPYWMPVTCQHCDQPACVTVCPVDATFKRKDGLVLIDNERCIGCRFCMAACPYSIRVFNWSEPDQGEIYVDMDMSHHTPTPEHAGKPSKMGTVDKCDFCPHAIKNNELPHCVTACPNGVFYFGDKYEDTVTNGDESLRLSKLLEDKAGYRYMEALGTEPSVYYLPPTDRLVDFNDGLENYTEYESVAKPE, from the coding sequence ATGGGGAAAGAGAACAAAAATACACGCAGAAAATTTCTTGATAAAGGATTAAAGCTTGGATTCATTACCGCTTTGAGTGGTTTTGGAATATCAAAAGTAGCTTCCAAGCTTAACGCAACTCCAAATCACGATTCAGGTTCCAAAATGGAACTGATGAATACCAATGGTGATATCATCCAGGTAGATTCCACGGATGTTACTCCTGTTGAGCATTCCTCTGATCATGACAAAAAATACAATGTCAGAGAAGGAATGCCCAATCGTAAATTTGTTATGGTGGTTGATCTCGCAAAGTGTAAAAACGCTTTAGCCTGTCAAAGTGCATGTAACAAGCATCATTACGTTACCGGAGACAACGCCTGGATCAAGGTTTATAATATGCAGGAGTCAAAAGATACAGCACCTTACTGGATGCCGGTTACCTGCCAGCATTGTGACCAGCCTGCCTGTGTAACAGTTTGCCCGGTGGACGCCACCTTTAAACGGAAGGATGGCCTTGTATTGATCGATAATGAACGATGTATAGGCTGCCGTTTCTGCATGGCCGCCTGCCCCTATTCAATAAGAGTATTCAACTGGAGTGAACCTGATCAGGGTGAAATTTATGTGGATATGGATATGTCTCATCACACGCCAACTCCTGAACATGCTGGTAAGCCAAGTAAAATGGGAACGGTTGATAAATGTGATTTTTGTCCACATGCCATAAAAAATAATGAATTACCTCATTGTGTTACAGCGTGCCCAAATGGTGTATTCTATTTTGGTGATAAATACGAAGATACGGTAACCAATGGAGATGAATCACTAAGATTGAGTAAACTCCTTGAAGATAAAGCGGGTTACCGTTATATGGAAGCGCTGGGAACAGAACCAAGTGTTTATTATCTGCCTCCGACTGACAGATTGGTAGACTTTAACGATGGTCTTGAAAATTACACTGAATATGAATCTGTAGCAAAACCTGAATAA
- a CDS encoding DUF5777 family beta-barrel protein: MKNILNILMVLLLVPLMGMAQSSDEQVTDTIVKKQEKLERAAFESSYIIDNQTNVVLNKNALEVMMQHRFGTFNATESGWEDFYGIWGAANIRIAASYGVHERVTLGFGTTKNRRYQDFNAKVAILRQTRSNKMPVSLTYYGNIAYDARKQSAGQTPPINYAQDRLSYFHQLILAKRFSPELSLQIAPSVSHYNAVYDGMQNDRFAIAIGGRYKISPQTSILFDYSQPLTQFDVSDKPNADGEMIKETRYTNHPGISLGFEFGTSGHAFQVFISNQWGIVNQENYVWNKNDFFNGDILLGFNITRIYNF, encoded by the coding sequence ATGAAAAATATATTAAACATACTAATGGTTCTCTTACTGGTACCTTTAATGGGAATGGCTCAATCATCAGATGAGCAGGTAACAGATACTATTGTTAAAAAACAGGAAAAATTAGAAAGAGCGGCATTTGAAAGCTCTTATATAATCGATAATCAAACCAATGTAGTGTTGAACAAGAATGCTTTGGAAGTAATGATGCAGCACCGGTTTGGAACCTTTAATGCCACTGAGAGTGGATGGGAGGATTTTTATGGAATTTGGGGAGCCGCAAACATTCGAATTGCAGCCTCTTATGGCGTTCATGAAAGAGTTACTCTTGGATTTGGTACTACGAAAAACAGAAGGTACCAGGATTTTAATGCGAAAGTGGCTATTCTTCGTCAAACCAGATCGAATAAAATGCCGGTAAGCCTTACTTATTACGGAAACATAGCATATGATGCTCGAAAACAATCAGCAGGTCAAACACCTCCGATCAATTACGCGCAGGACAGATTGTCTTACTTTCACCAGTTGATTCTTGCAAAAAGATTTAGTCCTGAATTATCGTTGCAAATCGCACCAAGTGTTTCGCATTATAATGCTGTTTATGATGGTATGCAAAATGACAGATTTGCCATAGCCATTGGAGGACGCTATAAAATATCTCCTCAAACATCTATCCTATTTGATTATAGCCAGCCTCTCACTCAGTTTGATGTGAGTGATAAACCAAATGCAGATGGTGAAATGATCAAAGAGACCCGTTATACAAATCACCCGGGAATAAGTCTTGGATTTGAATTCGGTACATCCGGACATGCGTTTCAGGTTTTCATAAGCAATCAATGGGGAATTGTTAACCAGGAAAACTATGTATGGAACAAAAATGATTTCTTTAATGGTGATATCCTGCTTGGCTTCAACATAACAAGGATCTATAATTTCTAA
- a CDS encoding c-type cytochrome domain-containing protein: MKKTIKILILFGIGLSFTSCYYDTYPEASVPEVVSYKDNIQPLWNSDCVECHSGNVAPDLRPDNSYESLLNGGFVIPGNAEESTLYLSLFEGTGVSLMPPKPNGPWPDYNRQLVKDWIDQGALDN, from the coding sequence ATGAAAAAAACAATAAAAATACTAATACTATTTGGTATTGGTTTGTCCTTCACATCGTGTTATTATGACACGTATCCGGAGGCCAGCGTACCCGAGGTAGTATCGTACAAAGACAATATTCAACCCCTTTGGAACAGCGATTGCGTTGAGTGTCATAGTGGAAATGTTGCGCCCGACCTTAGACCTGACAATTCTTACGAAAGTCTCCTGAACGGAGGATTCGTAATTCCTGGTAACGCAGAAGAAAGCACCCTGTACCTTTCATTGTTTGAAGGAACCGGAGTATCTCTAATGCCTCCAAAACCAAATGGACCTTGGCCAGACTACAACAGACAATTAGTTAAGGATTGGATCGATCAGGGTGCATTAGATAATTAA
- a CDS encoding multiheme c-type cytochrome, with amino-acid sequence MKNLKLINLLLILSTSLFLVQCTTDPIPGEDGMDGADGASGTAECAACHNVAKAEEVHASYLFSGHYNETIAVWEDDQPPLSQYANRNSCTGCHTSDGFIDWAEKGAPLSGDRPVYAGTQTISCNTCHGKHTTFDFENDGFDYALRVLRPVTLGADESYTIDYGDERSSHTCTTCHQPRSVFPLPNADGKIVVNSRFGPHYGAQSTLLEGIQGAEVAGSLPYEEPASAAHRRGSSCTSCHMGESTGNVDGLHTKIPTETSCVTCHSNGIPSYDFLAEDIETLKNLLIAEGLLTESGSPVAGIYDLIPASALWNYRMIYYDHSNGLHNPKYARALVKNSIEALNGN; translated from the coding sequence ATGAAAAATTTAAAGCTGATAAATCTCTTATTAATCTTATCGACAAGTTTATTTCTTGTCCAGTGTACAACAGACCCTATTCCAGGTGAAGACGGAATGGATGGTGCAGACGGAGCCAGCGGAACAGCTGAATGTGCCGCATGTCACAACGTAGCAAAAGCAGAAGAAGTTCATGCTTCTTATCTGTTCTCAGGGCATTACAATGAAACTATTGCAGTTTGGGAAGATGATCAACCACCTCTTTCACAATATGCGAACAGAAATTCCTGTACAGGTTGCCACACAAGTGACGGATTTATTGACTGGGCGGAAAAAGGAGCACCTTTGAGCGGTGATCGTCCCGTTTATGCCGGAACTCAGACTATTAGTTGTAATACTTGTCATGGAAAACATACTACTTTTGATTTTGAAAATGATGGCTTTGATTATGCATTAAGAGTATTAAGACCAGTGACATTGGGTGCAGACGAATCTTATACCATTGATTATGGAGACGAAAGATCAAGTCACACATGTACGACTTGCCATCAACCAAGGTCCGTATTCCCGCTTCCAAATGCAGATGGTAAAATCGTAGTAAATAGTCGATTTGGACCACACTATGGAGCACAGTCTACACTTCTGGAAGGAATTCAAGGAGCAGAAGTGGCGGGATCGTTACCATATGAAGAGCCAGCATCTGCAGCGCATAGAAGGGGTTCAAGTTGTACTTCATGTCATATGGGAGAAAGCACGGGTAATGTTGATGGTCTCCATACAAAGATCCCAACAGAAACTTCTTGTGTAACATGCCATTCAAACGGTATTCCTAGTTATGACTTCCTGGCAGAAGACATAGAAACTTTAAAGAATCTTCTAATCGCAGAAGGATTACTGACTGAAAGTGGGAGCCCGGTTGCGGGAATATATGATTTAATTCCAGCCTCGGCACTTTGGAATTACCGTATGATCTATTATGATCACAGCAATGGTCTTCATAACCCTAAATATGCAAGGGCACTCGTCAAAAACTCTATCGAAGCTTTAAACGGTAATTAA
- a CDS encoding c-type cytochrome, whose product MKNLKFLTLFGAVVFMLYSFSSVLQEEWVVPEKYQNMKNPTDPSVDLSIGKSLYAKHCQSCHGKEGYGDGKKADEVDGDLGDFSSEEFQAQTDGALFYKTSFGRDDMPDYTKKMPDDEDRWLIVNYMRTLKE is encoded by the coding sequence ATGAAAAACTTGAAATTCTTAACTCTTTTCGGGGCAGTAGTATTTATGCTCTATTCATTTTCTTCTGTTTTGCAAGAAGAATGGGTTGTACCTGAAAAGTATCAAAACATGAAAAACCCTACAGATCCTTCTGTCGATCTATCCATAGGAAAATCGCTTTATGCAAAACATTGCCAATCATGTCATGGTAAAGAAGGATATGGTGATGGAAAAAAAGCCGATGAGGTTGATGGAGATTTAGGAGATTTTTCTTCTGAGGAATTCCAGGCACAAACAGATGGTGCATTATTCTATAAAACCAGTTTTGGAAGAGATGATATGCCTGATTACACGAAAAAAATGCCTGATGATGAAGATAGATGGCTAATCGTCAACTATATGAGAACACTTAAGGAATAA
- a CDS encoding 6-bladed beta-propeller → MKRILLNRGLKRFCWIVTLGLYIHPINAQDSTDVDNYIFAGTNRIVWIDQIPPLKQDIKKKKGWFKNLVFGEKEVKSIQKPTYILTEDDNASIILDQGHGTLFFIEDQKLSIPKVIKKKDKEFPSLISACLLPGNELLFTDSSKEQVYLLSANRKEIGVFNEKLKLSRPTGIAYSKKSDQIWLVETGIHQISILDRSGNRIKSFGKRGSGEGQFNFPTSIWIDREGLVYIVDALNFRVQIFDSDGNFISMFGKNGNGTGFMASPKGIATDSHGNIYVVDALFHTVQIFDQQGNYLYQFGKQGRRTEEFWMPSGIFIDESDLIYVVDSYNSRIQIFELNYSK, encoded by the coding sequence ATGAAGAGGATCTTGCTAAATAGAGGATTAAAGAGGTTTTGCTGGATTGTAACCTTGGGATTGTATATCCATCCCATAAATGCGCAGGATTCAACAGACGTGGACAATTATATTTTTGCCGGTACCAATAGAATCGTTTGGATCGATCAAATTCCTCCTTTGAAGCAGGATATAAAGAAGAAAAAAGGGTGGTTTAAGAATCTGGTTTTTGGCGAAAAGGAAGTCAAATCAATTCAAAAACCAACCTATATATTAACTGAAGATGATAATGCTTCCATAATTCTTGATCAGGGACATGGAACCTTGTTTTTTATTGAGGATCAAAAATTGAGTATCCCAAAAGTCATCAAAAAAAAAGATAAAGAGTTTCCATCGCTTATTTCAGCTTGTTTATTGCCCGGAAATGAATTGCTTTTTACTGATTCCAGTAAGGAACAAGTGTATTTGCTTTCGGCTAATCGAAAGGAAATAGGAGTATTTAATGAGAAATTAAAGTTGAGCCGGCCAACCGGAATAGCCTATTCTAAAAAATCAGATCAGATTTGGCTGGTTGAAACCGGGATTCATCAGATTTCGATTTTAGATCGATCCGGAAACAGGATAAAATCTTTTGGCAAAAGGGGATCGGGGGAAGGCCAATTTAATTTCCCTACTTCAATCTGGATTGATAGAGAAGGGTTGGTCTACATCGTAGATGCATTAAATTTCAGGGTTCAAATTTTTGATTCGGATGGTAATTTCATTTCTATGTTCGGAAAGAATGGCAATGGAACAGGATTTATGGCAAGCCCCAAAGGAATTGCAACGGACAGTCATGGCAATATTTATGTTGTAGACGCATTGTTTCACACGGTTCAGATCTTTGATCAACAAGGTAATTACTTATACCAGTTTGGGAAACAGGGAAGGAGAACCGAAGAATTCTGGATGCCTTCGGGAATATTTATCGATGAAAGCGATCTTATTTATGTCGTGGACAGTTACAATTCAAGAATACAGATTTTTGAGCTTAATTATTCGAAATGA
- a CDS encoding cytochrome c3 family protein — protein sequence MKQVLIIILLFIFGAFVTDSFGQGVKNSRHNLSTSGPGNLKSMDDSRICVFCHTTHTANPKAPMWNRKQSGATYILYNSSTLNANPGQPDGTSILCLSCHDGTVAMGNTLKNPKSMSFARSMTKRGNLGTDLSDDHPISFVFDPALSVEDGELKDPGSLDPHILDKNNKLQCISCHDPHKDIQGNFLNRSNEFSDLCFSCHDKKYWGESTHSNSTATWNGNFPKPWSHLENPYNTVGQNGCANCHDVHNAQGKERLLKRSAEEDNCLDCHNGNVAEKNLQVEFLKPYKHDVYMYTGIHDPVESDINKSKHVECVDCHNPHAMDNSTAEAPLVKGVNRYVKGINDTGLEIFPVTNEYEICFRCHGDNPVTTAYTSRYLGTANTRTDFLTSNVSYHPVVDVGRNGNPRALIQPYNASSRIYCSSCHASDGKNSPAGPHGSIYPRILKANYNMERTPQLGKSWPSLIQSNFELCFECHDLNSVTTIHQEISDGHFMETIGCNSCHDPHGFEGGNMTENAYGINFDQSVIQPNPVNGKLIDLDQRKCFMTCHDPGGVINYTHKAEGDDY from the coding sequence ATGAAGCAAGTATTGATTATCATATTATTATTCATCTTTGGTGCATTTGTTACGGATTCATTTGGGCAAGGTGTTAAAAATTCACGGCATAATTTATCAACTTCAGGACCGGGAAACCTAAAAAGTATGGATGATTCGCGAATTTGTGTTTTTTGCCATACAACGCATACAGCGAATCCAAAAGCACCCATGTGGAACAGAAAACAATCCGGGGCTACCTATATCTTGTATAACAGTTCAACGCTCAACGCAAATCCCGGACAACCTGATGGCACATCAATTCTTTGTCTGTCTTGTCATGATGGCACCGTGGCCATGGGTAATACGCTTAAGAATCCAAAAAGCATGTCTTTTGCCCGGTCAATGACCAAGAGGGGGAATTTAGGAACGGACCTTTCTGATGACCATCCCATATCATTTGTGTTTGATCCTGCCTTGTCTGTAGAAGATGGAGAGCTTAAGGATCCGGGAAGTTTAGATCCTCATATTTTGGACAAGAACAATAAACTGCAATGTATTTCATGTCATGATCCACATAAAGACATTCAGGGAAATTTTTTAAATCGAAGCAATGAGTTTTCTGACCTTTGTTTTTCCTGTCATGATAAAAAATACTGGGGAGAAAGTACTCATAGTAATTCAACAGCTACCTGGAATGGAAATTTCCCTAAACCCTGGTCTCATTTAGAAAACCCTTATAATACCGTGGGGCAGAATGGATGTGCCAATTGTCATGACGTGCACAATGCACAAGGAAAGGAGAGACTTCTAAAAAGATCAGCTGAGGAGGATAATTGCCTTGATTGTCACAATGGTAACGTGGCAGAAAAGAACCTACAGGTAGAGTTTCTTAAACCCTATAAACATGATGTTTACATGTATACAGGGATACATGATCCTGTAGAATCGGACATCAATAAATCCAAGCATGTTGAATGTGTTGATTGCCACAATCCTCATGCGATGGACAATAGTACCGCTGAGGCACCTCTGGTAAAAGGAGTTAATAGATATGTAAAGGGAATAAACGACACAGGATTGGAAATTTTTCCTGTAACCAATGAATATGAGATTTGTTTTAGGTGTCACGGAGATAATCCCGTAACCACAGCTTATACCAGCAGGTATTTGGGAACAGCGAATACGAGAACAGATTTTCTAACCAGTAATGTATCGTATCACCCGGTAGTAGATGTGGGCAGAAACGGTAACCCAAGGGCACTGATACAGCCTTATAACGCCAGTAGCAGAATTTATTGTTCCTCTTGTCACGCAAGTGACGGTAAGAACTCACCTGCGGGGCCTCATGGATCTATTTACCCTCGCATTTTAAAAGCAAATTACAATATGGAACGAACCCCGCAATTGGGGAAAAGCTGGCCCTCTTTGATTCAGAGTAATTTCGAACTTTGTTTTGAATGCCATGATTTAAATTCAGTGACTACGATTCATCAAGAAATAAGTGATGGACATTTTATGGAAACTATAGGCTGTAACAGCTGTCATGATCCCCATGGGTTTGAAGGGGGGAATATGACAGAAAATGCTTATGGAATTAATTTTGACCAGAGCGTTATACAGCCAAATCCAGTCAATGGCAAATTGATTGATCTGGATCAAAGAAAATGTTTTATGACCTGCCATGACCCAGGCGGTGTAATCAATTATACACACAAGGCGGAAGGTGATGATTATTAA
- a CDS encoding cytochrome c3 family protein, with amino-acid sequence MKAKQIFLTLSLVMASLCIYSQTGITNSAHDFSGETWTTNGEICVTCHTPHNSTIVANSPLWDHELSSFDFTGNLYTSTTLDATDMANPTGVSRLCLSCHDGTVALDNFGGNTTGTANISSYADKGVGTSGSLAAEHPVSFTYDAGLATSDPGLYNPTVQTSGIAGGTTIEADMLFASRVECASCHDVHNSAGNPMLLIKSNTGSALCMTCHNK; translated from the coding sequence ATGAAAGCAAAACAAATATTTTTAACCTTATCCTTGGTGATGGCATCATTGTGCATCTATAGTCAAACAGGGATTACAAATTCTGCTCATGATTTTTCAGGGGAAACGTGGACAACAAACGGCGAAATTTGTGTAACTTGTCATACACCTCACAATTCTACAATTGTTGCGAATTCACCTTTGTGGGACCATGAACTTTCTTCCTTTGATTTTACCGGAAATTTGTACACATCGACAACATTGGACGCTACGGACATGGCTAATCCAACTGGAGTATCAAGGCTTTGTTTGAGTTGTCACGATGGTACAGTTGCTCTAGATAATTTTGGTGGTAACACAACTGGTACTGCAAATATATCGAGTTATGCGGACAAAGGTGTTGGTACTAGCGGAAGTTTAGCGGCAGAGCACCCTGTTTCTTTTACATATGATGCTGGCTTGGCTACTTCGGATCCTGGTTTATATAATCCAACCGTTCAAACAAGTGGAATAGCTGGTGGAACTACAATTGAGGCCGACATGCTTTTTGCATCTAGAGTGGAGTGTGCTTCTTGTCATGATGTACACAATTCAGCGGGAAATCCTATGTTATTGATTAAATCCAATACTGGGAGTGCACTTTGTATGACTTGCCACAATAAATAA